One window of the bacterium genome contains the following:
- a CDS encoding biopolymer transporter ExbD: MKLARRSQASAQIPTSSMSDIAFLLILFFMVTTVFSSEKGLKITLPKAEATQRIRLRSNTTNVWIDKNNSISIDDKIIPNNEMFAGVIQGKLVDKPDLVVLLRVDKDARYGLVSDLIEKMKEVKALKLTFSTQFKNL; encoded by the coding sequence ATGAAACTGGCTCGCAGATCGCAAGCTTCGGCGCAGATACCCACTTCTTCTATGTCCGACATCGCGTTCCTTCTGATACTCTTTTTCATGGTAACGACGGTTTTCAGCTCCGAAAAGGGCCTAAAGATAACCCTTCCAAAAGCCGAGGCTACGCAAAGAATTCGCTTGCGCAGCAACACAACAAACGTCTGGATAGATAAAAACAATTCCATCTCGATAGATGATAAGATTATCCCAAACAACGAGATGTTCGCCGGCGTAATTCAGGGCAAACTCGTTGACAAACCCGACCTCGTTGTGCTTCTGCGCGTAGATAAAGACGCTCGCTACGGACTTGTAAGCGATTTAATCGAAAAGATGAAGGAGGTAAAAGCTCTCAAGCTGACCTTCTCCACTCAATTCAAAAATCTTTAG
- a CDS encoding biopolymer transporter ExbD, with amino-acid sequence MVSLRKRKKSAAEIPSSSMSDIAFLLIIFFMTATIFAREKGLTMLLPEKGEQVKIAGRNIMQILVSPTGKVLVEEEGKLTPYNDLMELRQSVEKALKRTNDSISVAIKVSRLAPYNVMIDVLDQVKMAKATRISLIPLSEEEGGGQ; translated from the coding sequence ATGGTTTCTCTAAGGAAGAGAAAGAAAAGCGCCGCTGAAATACCCTCCTCTTCAATGTCTGATATCGCCTTCCTTCTCATAATATTCTTCATGACCGCAACCATCTTTGCCCGCGAGAAGGGTCTTACCATGCTCCTTCCCGAGAAGGGCGAGCAAGTCAAGATCGCCGGACGAAATATCATGCAGATACTTGTTTCTCCGACAGGCAAGGTCCTCGTGGAAGAAGAAGGCAAGCTGACTCCCTATAACGACTTAATGGAGCTTCGGCAATCCGTAGAAAAAGCGCTTAAACGGACAAACGACTCTATTTCAGTGGCAATCAAGGTGTCAAGACTTGCGCCGTACAATGTGATGATAGATGTTTTAGACCAGGTAAAGATGGCAAAAGCCACCCGTATCAGTCTTATTCCTCTTTCTGAAGAAGAAGGAGGCGGACAATGA